One genomic segment of Bdellovibrionales bacterium includes these proteins:
- a CDS encoding DUF1588 domain-containing protein: protein MKTELIFGKVQILKKLNKRLRFVIFFFAAISVVLVYQSCGKFGSRQSAVVNGSNINIFCPERKAMLPRLTPYEYGQIVNDLMGGDFDSSILSALPTFPTLYGFDRLANPPFDRASAESYINVAESLATQLTGDQSTLAGCNMKLPFYEKTWDNCALPVVLKAGRALYRRPLRASEVADLKAFFLDSLALGHQRIRTSVSAIQGYLDSVANQPAGAFALSGVYAAGWAYDPDWPERSVQVKIYVKNQGAGGLGTYLGSALANRPRPDVNAALGIAGDHGFLFPIPAAYLNGANFEVAALSYGTATDQPLNNSPKLLSIVSNLSGSAATGELDQPFKDALGATLVSLAASPNFVFKMEYYPGGFEDNEESFRRASILSLLTGSTFPDSELADKAEKGILDLSEMRVQAGRLLDKYSGRFAESFGGYWIGYKNNLSKDRSSLDFAMGEEGRLVFKEILLQNSPISSILKPGYTYANNILGTHYGLTGGSSPTNFLKVNSADRGGMLNQGHFLTRTANSVQTNPIKRGTWVLDKVLCRSLPALDAATFEEIAKAQDKINPNATLVERMEIHRTYGSRCAACHFQIDPLGLGLEKWDMAGRFRTTYSNGKPVLSGLDFEGHKVESPIELADVMSSSKDFRNCVRIKLAAYVQGIDPTQGSSCGRQIASDVPLKELVVDTIVDTLQEKK, encoded by the coding sequence GTGAAAACAGAACTGATATTTGGAAAGGTGCAAATCCTGAAAAAATTGAATAAAAGACTGCGATTTGTTATCTTCTTTTTTGCGGCCATCAGTGTTGTGCTCGTCTACCAAAGCTGTGGAAAATTTGGATCTCGGCAAAGCGCCGTCGTTAACGGATCAAATATTAATATTTTCTGTCCTGAGCGAAAGGCAATGTTGCCTCGTCTGACTCCTTATGAGTACGGTCAGATTGTCAATGACTTGATGGGCGGCGATTTCGATTCTTCCATTCTGAGTGCCTTGCCGACCTTCCCAACTTTGTATGGTTTTGATCGTCTGGCCAATCCCCCCTTTGACAGGGCTTCGGCTGAATCTTACATCAACGTAGCGGAGTCTTTGGCCACTCAATTGACTGGAGATCAGAGCACGCTTGCCGGTTGCAACATGAAACTTCCCTTCTATGAGAAAACCTGGGACAACTGTGCCCTCCCCGTTGTTTTGAAGGCGGGTCGAGCGCTCTACCGCAGACCATTGAGGGCGAGTGAAGTGGCAGATCTCAAGGCTTTCTTTTTAGACTCTTTGGCTCTTGGCCATCAGAGAATTCGAACTTCAGTATCCGCAATTCAAGGATATTTAGATAGCGTAGCCAATCAGCCCGCGGGGGCATTTGCGCTGTCTGGGGTGTATGCCGCTGGATGGGCCTATGACCCTGACTGGCCTGAGAGGTCAGTTCAAGTGAAAATCTATGTGAAAAATCAAGGAGCAGGGGGGTTGGGAACTTATCTGGGATCAGCGCTGGCCAATCGTCCTCGCCCTGACGTAAATGCAGCCCTTGGGATTGCTGGCGATCATGGGTTTCTATTTCCCATTCCCGCCGCATACCTTAACGGGGCAAATTTCGAAGTGGCGGCTCTAAGTTATGGAACAGCCACGGATCAGCCACTCAACAACAGCCCGAAGCTGCTTAGTATAGTTTCAAATCTCTCAGGCTCAGCGGCAACTGGCGAATTGGACCAACCATTCAAGGATGCTCTCGGCGCCACTTTAGTGTCACTGGCCGCTTCCCCCAATTTTGTTTTTAAAATGGAATATTATCCAGGTGGTTTCGAGGACAATGAGGAAAGCTTTCGCAGAGCTTCCATTTTGTCTCTGTTAACTGGTTCGACTTTTCCGGATAGCGAATTGGCGGACAAAGCTGAGAAGGGAATCCTCGATCTATCTGAAATGAGAGTGCAGGCAGGACGCCTATTAGACAAATATTCTGGGCGATTTGCCGAAAGTTTTGGAGGCTATTGGATCGGCTACAAAAACAATCTGTCTAAAGACCGAAGTTCGCTCGATTTTGCTATGGGAGAAGAAGGTAGATTGGTTTTTAAAGAGATACTTTTGCAAAACAGTCCCATCTCTTCAATCTTAAAACCGGGATACACCTACGCAAACAACATTCTAGGCACCCACTACGGCCTCACTGGGGGATCCAGCCCCACGAACTTTCTCAAAGTGAACTCTGCCGATCGAGGTGGAATGCTCAATCAGGGTCATTTCCTGACGAGAACGGCAAATTCCGTGCAGACGAACCCAATAAAAAGAGGAACCTGGGTTCTCGACAAAGTTCTGTGTCGAAGTCTTCCCGCTCTCGACGCAGCTACCTTTGAAGAAATTGCTAAAGCTCAGGACAAAATTAATCCAAATGCTACTCTTGTTGAGCGCATGGAGATCCACCGAACATACGGGAGCCGGTGCGCAGCTTGCCATTTTCAAATTGATCCTCTGGGGTTGGGCCTAGAGAAGTGGGACATGGCAGGTCGGTTTCGCACCACTTATTCCAATGGCAAGCCAGTTCTATCAGGTCTTGATTTTGAAGGCCATAAGGTCGAGAGTCCAATTGAGCTTGCAGATGTAATGTCAAGTTCCAAGGATTTTCGCAATTGCGTGCGCATCAAGCTAGCCGCTTATGTTCAGGGTATTGATCCAACCCAGGGATCTTCTTGCGGAAGACAAATTGCCTCAGATGTTCCTTTGAAGGAATTAGTTGTCGATACAATTGTTGATACTCTACAGGAAAAAAAATAA
- a CDS encoding DUF1552 domain-containing protein — translation MKDISRRLVLKGMGVQLILPLLQNLAPLSALAAAPNKRKNFIGVFFPNGTYIPTGQPNGSWHWDSADGVLYPLKEGGDAVNQNVMILRNLYNGQPSRDPHWQNCAGFLSGNLIRLELTRPRCGKSIDQFIADGKSTPFRSVEIGGPYYHEHLLGDHPNYPHTYMNRISWRSDELPLTPHTDPYELFRYLFASGQQGARALAYLTSRKKSVLDLALNELKSVSNKTSSEGRQALEAYATGLREIEKGIQSGQPVCTPPGAPTLDYSNRNINYVDRVQQFQKMLVFALKCDLTNVGTIMYAPAVSGEISYSGDIGQGIEHHSCAHHGGNTSSLDRLKTMNRMHIKLLKHLLNLLKTNGLLDNTLVLYGTDMNDGNVHATDNIPTLLCGGGADLKFGQAINLPRTPYPSLLLSGLSLFDIQKTSFGEENVLATSNINSYIGS, via the coding sequence ATGAAAGATATTTCTCGGCGCTTAGTTTTAAAAGGGATGGGTGTTCAACTCATACTGCCTCTTCTTCAAAACCTAGCGCCCCTATCTGCCCTTGCGGCCGCTCCAAATAAGAGAAAAAATTTTATTGGAGTCTTCTTTCCAAATGGAACGTATATCCCGACAGGACAACCAAACGGGTCATGGCACTGGGACTCTGCTGATGGCGTTCTGTATCCACTTAAAGAAGGGGGGGATGCTGTCAATCAGAATGTTATGATCCTCAGAAATCTCTACAATGGACAGCCGAGCAGAGATCCTCACTGGCAAAATTGTGCAGGCTTTCTTTCGGGCAATCTGATTCGACTCGAACTCACGAGGCCTCGCTGTGGAAAGAGCATTGACCAGTTTATTGCCGATGGCAAGAGCACACCGTTTCGATCAGTCGAAATTGGAGGCCCCTACTACCATGAGCATCTCCTTGGAGACCACCCAAACTATCCTCATACCTATATGAACCGAATTTCTTGGCGTTCAGATGAGCTCCCTTTGACACCTCACACTGATCCTTATGAACTTTTTAGGTACCTATTTGCATCGGGACAACAGGGGGCAAGGGCCTTGGCCTATTTGACTTCAAGAAAGAAGAGCGTGTTGGATCTGGCACTGAATGAGCTAAAATCAGTTTCAAATAAGACTTCATCAGAGGGCCGGCAGGCCTTAGAAGCTTACGCGACGGGCTTGAGAGAAATTGAAAAAGGAATACAAAGCGGGCAACCGGTTTGTACGCCACCAGGGGCTCCAACACTGGATTATTCAAATCGAAATATCAATTATGTAGATCGCGTTCAACAGTTTCAAAAGATGTTAGTTTTCGCATTAAAATGCGACCTCACAAATGTTGGTACGATCATGTATGCGCCTGCTGTTTCGGGAGAGATTAGCTATAGCGGCGATATAGGTCAGGGGATTGAACATCATAGTTGCGCTCATCACGGGGGTAATACCTCATCACTCGATCGTTTGAAGACCATGAATCGAATGCATATAAAATTACTTAAACATTTACTGAATCTCTTAAAAACAAATGGTCTTCTGGATAACACTTTAGTCCTCTATGGCACGGATATGAACGACGGCAATGTTCATGCAACAGATAATATTCCCACACTCTTGTGCGGGGGCGGAGCCGATCTCAAATTTGGCCAAGCGATCAATCTTCCGCGCACACCTTATCCGAGTCTCCTCTTATCAGGTCTGAGTCTCTTTGATATTCAAAAGACTTCGTTTGGTGAGGAAAATGTTCTCGCGACTAGCAATATCAATAGTTACATCGGCTCCTAA
- a CDS encoding U32 family peptidase C-terminal domain-containing protein — protein MICPELLMPAGDIQKLKYAFIYGADAVYLGVPQYSLRARENEIDLEGLKEGIDYAHGLGKKVYVTANIFSRNRKLKPFLPQLADWLSAKPDALIMSDPGLMMLVREKFPDTPIHLSVQANCMNWQSALFWKKSLNIERVILSRELSLEEITEVKNRVPDLELEAFVHGAICIAYSGRCLMSSYMSYRDANQGVCDNSCREKYKIQVEDLRTPGEFYSLEENDEGTYLFNAKDLCLIEHLRDLIDAGVSSFKVEGRTKSVNYVSQVARVYRQAIDDAFAGKNFNPELRRELEKISNRGYHDGFLMKEPSSGGQNYLTSRTSTQTFAGLVKGPLNGDGFLPIEVRGTFKVGQTLEVLGPRMKNKIFQVNKILSPKNKEVETAHSGSGDYWVSGCDVAIENGIVSLIK, from the coding sequence ATGATCTGCCCTGAACTGTTAATGCCAGCTGGCGATATCCAGAAACTCAAATATGCCTTTATTTATGGAGCCGATGCGGTCTATCTCGGTGTCCCTCAGTATTCCTTGAGAGCGCGAGAAAATGAAATCGATCTAGAGGGTCTCAAAGAGGGCATAGACTACGCTCATGGCCTTGGCAAAAAAGTGTATGTCACAGCTAATATTTTTTCTCGAAATCGAAAATTGAAGCCATTTTTGCCTCAGCTGGCGGATTGGCTTTCTGCTAAGCCAGACGCTCTCATCATGAGTGACCCGGGTTTGATGATGCTGGTTCGGGAAAAGTTTCCCGACACGCCCATTCACCTTTCGGTCCAAGCCAATTGTATGAATTGGCAAAGTGCTTTGTTTTGGAAGAAGAGCCTCAATATCGAGAGGGTCATATTGAGTCGAGAATTGTCATTAGAAGAAATCACAGAAGTCAAAAACAGGGTTCCTGATTTAGAGCTGGAAGCCTTTGTTCATGGGGCTATTTGCATAGCTTATTCGGGCCGCTGTTTGATGTCGAGCTATATGAGCTACCGGGATGCCAACCAAGGCGTCTGTGATAATTCTTGTCGGGAAAAATACAAGATTCAAGTTGAAGATCTTCGTACTCCAGGAGAGTTTTACTCTCTCGAAGAGAATGACGAGGGCACCTACCTTTTTAATGCGAAAGACCTTTGCTTGATTGAGCATCTTCGCGACCTTATCGACGCTGGAGTTTCTTCATTTAAGGTTGAAGGCAGAACCAAGTCGGTGAACTATGTTTCGCAAGTGGCAAGGGTTTATCGGCAGGCGATTGATGACGCTTTTGCGGGGAAGAATTTTAACCCAGAACTTCGGCGGGAATTAGAGAAAATTTCTAACCGTGGGTACCACGACGGGTTCCTCATGAAGGAACCTTCGTCTGGGGGTCAAAATTATCTGACATCGAGAACTTCTACTCAAACATTTGCTGGACTGGTGAAGGGGCCATTAAATGGTGATGGTTTTTTGCCAATTGAGGTCCGAGGTACCTTTAAGGTGGGACAAACTTTGGAAGTGCTGGGGCCTCGTATGAAAAATAAAATATTTCAGGTAAATAAGATCTTATCTCCTAAAAATAAAGAAGTTGAAACGGCTCACTCAGGATCTGGGGATTATTGGGTGTCAGGCTGTGATGTGGCTATCGAAAACGGAATCGTTAGCCTAATAAAGTAG
- a CDS encoding zeta toxin family protein, with protein sequence MNVKKNTFLGRHFFWQFSGLVLFLMTLALSLPVWGDFSWEEDSLSKNSGGSKYTGYASQVESDFDIRGFGIPTPERQQILDEMIEDCLSEEVDSAENGSTQRPTIYVLMGTPGSGKSTIHQMLVNRGFIPNSLRTVIAADQFKPKFREYQELLISNSAKAAVYVHRESLLAADIASYLAIQRGVSFTLDGSASHLQSQRELIRAARSSGKNYRLVLVRIRTSVDSALKREELRFQDSQRRVPAKDILDKAESIKTVFAETADDFDEVITVSNERHPRIISAIKDGRYASFVDQVGPDKSIDPTARRAHKRDPIDVIIDIDWTLAYLLPPSGDAAADPGTFRFANTLFRFSDYAAQVIFHLARDSRFRVSFFSGGSTNRIEHMLRQLEILPGLSAFDVAFQILTKHNLTNVSTDSSLPFSSRFKKDLRTVMRNINLERAILIDDIKDFGPENQHRNMLWVDHALGYYRDLEQIRQARAEGADSRYLPREINGDGGLLDWQRERQKLLYSLGVILEVARLSQSQGRTPVQTLNELTRDKNGNLISREDPRQMRFYEVGRLAISDGDPSGRRERAVLSFESPRIGSDQDKCRRHVARF encoded by the coding sequence TTGAATGTTAAAAAAAACACCTTTCTTGGTCGTCATTTCTTCTGGCAATTTTCAGGCTTAGTTCTTTTCTTGATGACTCTCGCCTTGAGTCTGCCTGTATGGGGTGATTTCTCTTGGGAAGAAGATAGCCTCAGTAAAAACAGTGGAGGGTCGAAATACACGGGTTACGCCAGCCAGGTAGAAAGTGATTTTGATATTCGGGGTTTTGGAATTCCTACTCCGGAGCGTCAGCAAATTCTAGACGAGATGATTGAAGATTGTCTTTCAGAAGAAGTCGATTCCGCAGAAAATGGCTCCACACAGAGGCCCACAATTTACGTCCTGATGGGGACGCCTGGCAGTGGCAAATCGACCATACATCAAATGCTGGTCAATAGGGGTTTTATTCCAAATAGCCTGAGAACGGTCATTGCCGCAGATCAATTCAAACCAAAATTTCGGGAGTATCAGGAACTACTAATCTCTAATTCTGCAAAAGCCGCTGTATATGTCCATCGCGAATCTTTGTTAGCAGCTGATATTGCATCCTATTTGGCGATCCAAAGGGGAGTTTCTTTTACTTTGGATGGCTCGGCTTCTCATTTACAGTCTCAACGCGAGCTCATACGGGCAGCCAGATCTAGCGGAAAAAATTATAGGTTGGTTTTGGTAAGAATTCGAACTTCTGTTGATTCTGCACTTAAACGCGAGGAGTTGAGATTTCAAGATAGCCAACGGAGAGTCCCTGCAAAGGATATTTTGGATAAAGCGGAGTCCATCAAAACTGTTTTCGCCGAAACGGCTGATGACTTCGATGAGGTCATAACAGTGAGCAATGAACGACATCCAAGGATCATTTCAGCAATCAAAGATGGGAGGTATGCAAGCTTTGTCGATCAAGTAGGCCCTGATAAATCAATCGATCCTACAGCGAGGCGAGCACATAAGCGTGATCCAATTGATGTGATCATCGATATTGATTGGACTTTGGCTTATTTATTGCCACCGTCGGGTGATGCGGCCGCTGATCCCGGAACTTTTCGTTTTGCCAATACCCTTTTTCGGTTTTCAGATTACGCCGCCCAGGTTATTTTTCACTTAGCGAGAGATTCAAGATTTCGCGTTTCGTTTTTTAGTGGTGGTTCAACCAACAGAATTGAGCATATGTTGCGTCAGTTAGAAATATTGCCTGGCTTAAGCGCTTTTGATGTCGCATTTCAAATTTTGACGAAACACAACCTCACAAATGTCAGCACTGATTCGAGTCTTCCTTTTTCTTCGAGGTTCAAGAAAGATTTAAGGACTGTTATGAGGAACATCAATCTGGAAAGAGCCATTTTGATTGATGATATCAAAGATTTTGGTCCGGAGAATCAGCACAGAAACATGCTGTGGGTTGATCATGCCTTGGGGTATTATAGAGATTTAGAGCAAATCAGACAGGCGCGAGCTGAGGGAGCGGATTCTCGATACCTGCCGCGAGAAATAAATGGCGATGGTGGGTTGCTTGATTGGCAAAGAGAGAGGCAGAAGCTCCTATACTCTCTCGGAGTTATTCTTGAAGTAGCTCGTTTGTCACAATCACAAGGGCGAACTCCCGTTCAGACACTAAATGAACTGACAAGAGACAAGAATGGAAACCTCATTTCGCGAGAGGATCCTCGTCAGATGAGATTTTATGAGGTCGGGCGTTTGGCTATTTCAGATGGCGATCCTTCTGGGAGAAGGGAACGAGCTGTTCTTTCTTTTGAATCTCCAAGGATTGGAAGCGACCAAGATAAATGTCGTCGCCATGTGGCTCGCTTCTAA
- a CDS encoding rhomboid family intramembrane serine protease, with amino-acid sequence MMNHFLVSWSSITDGRSWTLLTSAFSHNMFLHFLMNMYVLSSFGPIVERLLGSFRFFGFYLFAGIVSSLCHALVSAFVLGKPDLPALGASGAIAGVILLFSMLFPRQKILIFGLIPIPAVWGAVLFIGLDLWGLVAQAGGGGLPIGHGAHLGGAFTGIIYYYFFLKPKLHKT; translated from the coding sequence ATGATGAATCATTTTCTTGTCAGCTGGAGTAGCATAACTGACGGACGATCTTGGACTTTGCTAACTTCGGCATTTTCGCACAACATGTTTTTGCATTTCCTTATGAATATGTATGTCTTGTCTAGCTTTGGTCCTATTGTCGAGCGATTGCTTGGATCATTTCGTTTTTTTGGATTTTATCTTTTTGCTGGAATCGTGAGCTCCTTATGCCACGCTCTCGTGTCGGCTTTTGTACTTGGAAAACCAGATTTACCTGCTCTGGGTGCATCAGGTGCGATAGCTGGTGTGATTCTTCTTTTTTCAATGTTGTTTCCTCGCCAGAAAATTCTCATTTTTGGCTTAATTCCGATACCAGCAGTGTGGGGAGCTGTTTTATTTATAGGACTTGATCTTTGGGGACTCGTGGCGCAAGCCGGAGGAGGTGGACTGCCTATAGGACATGGAGCACACCTTGGAGGGGCATTCACCGGGATCATTTACTACTATTTTTTTCTCAAACCAAAACTGCATAAAACTTGA